The following coding sequences lie in one Tichowtungia aerotolerans genomic window:
- a CDS encoding sulfatase-like hydrolase/transferase: MKKIWCSLLILTVTAFGERPNLLIIHTDEHNFRTLGCYRNLMSEDQAFVWGDGVAVDTPNIDSLARDGAICTSYYASSPVCTPSRASFNTGLYPISTGSPINDMPMDDDVTTFAEVLLRHGYTTSYVGKWHLDGDAKPGFAPSRHFGWEDNRYMYNRGHWKLLQQEDNSAAVIGTFNEKNNQYKFDITQADEKSFTTDFLVDRTLDILERDKDKPFCVMLSIPDPHGPNQVRAPYNTMFENMTFQHPRTMTVDEKTMPGWVNLQGKNMVKTLKQEQMQWYFGMVQCIDDNVGRLLDFLRKNGLDKNTIVVFTSDHGDLMGEHKKHNKGNPYEASAKIPFLIRWPGHIPSGKVLRGAQSNVDFAPMILSMMGVSDGLPEFQGTDTSGDFLSPDKEVAGDRVVYITNANGRWVAAVSSRYKLVLSTSDDPWLFDLQKEPDELTNVYNNPEYKPVAEKMKAELVAQMKRYGEPALEAGNLIDGTGENERGLTRPVLGASEGYVVDTGGQSVKGKPGQWNRALTVPAGTFEPNSAYEMELEWESKGLSSDASFFVNFIAGKSDRANRQVELWPGDTGETGVIKKILTTTDSRDWVLHVGVRGGGELVIKKIRIKKK; encoded by the coding sequence GTGAAAAAAATATGGTGCAGTCTGCTGATTTTGACTGTGACAGCTTTTGGTGAGCGGCCGAACCTGTTGATCATTCACACGGATGAACATAATTTTCGCACGCTTGGATGTTATCGGAACCTGATGAGTGAGGATCAGGCGTTTGTCTGGGGCGATGGGGTGGCGGTGGATACTCCGAACATTGATTCCCTGGCCCGCGACGGCGCAATCTGTACGAGCTATTATGCGTCGTCTCCGGTGTGCACTCCGTCACGAGCCTCCTTTAATACCGGACTTTATCCGATCAGTACCGGATCCCCGATCAACGATATGCCGATGGACGATGATGTGACCACATTTGCTGAAGTACTGCTGCGTCACGGCTATACCACGTCGTATGTCGGGAAATGGCACCTCGACGGCGATGCCAAACCCGGGTTTGCTCCTTCGCGCCACTTTGGTTGGGAGGATAACCGTTATATGTACAATCGCGGGCACTGGAAGCTGCTTCAGCAGGAGGACAATTCCGCTGCCGTGATCGGTACATTTAATGAGAAGAACAATCAGTATAAGTTTGATATCACACAGGCGGATGAAAAATCATTCACGACCGATTTTCTGGTCGACCGTACTCTTGATATTCTGGAACGGGATAAAGACAAACCGTTTTGTGTGATGCTTTCCATCCCCGACCCGCACGGACCCAATCAGGTTCGAGCTCCATACAATACGATGTTTGAAAATATGACGTTTCAGCATCCTCGTACGATGACCGTGGACGAAAAGACCATGCCTGGATGGGTCAATCTGCAGGGTAAGAATATGGTCAAAACGCTGAAGCAGGAGCAGATGCAGTGGTATTTCGGAATGGTCCAATGCATCGACGATAATGTAGGGCGTCTTTTGGATTTTCTCCGAAAAAACGGTCTCGATAAAAATACCATTGTTGTCTTTACCTCGGATCATGGCGATCTCATGGGGGAACATAAAAAACACAACAAGGGCAATCCGTATGAAGCCTCGGCGAAAATCCCTTTCCTGATCCGCTGGCCGGGACATATCCCTTCAGGAAAGGTGCTGCGCGGTGCGCAGAGTAATGTTGATTTTGCCCCGATGATATTGTCCATGATGGGAGTATCAGACGGGCTGCCGGAGTTTCAGGGAACGGATACTTCTGGAGATTTTCTCAGTCCGGATAAAGAGGTCGCCGGTGATCGTGTGGTCTACATTACCAATGCAAACGGCCGCTGGGTGGCAGCTGTCAGCAGTCGTTACAAACTGGTGCTGTCCACGTCCGATGATCCTTGGCTGTTCGACCTGCAGAAAGAGCCCGATGAGCTGACCAACGTTTACAATAATCCGGAGTATAAACCGGTCGCTGAAAAAATGAAGGCAGAGCTGGTTGCTCAAATGAAACGCTACGGCGAGCCTGCCTTGGAGGCTGGAAACCTGATCGATGGAACAGGGGAAAACGAACGGGGTTTGACCCGTCCTGTACTTGGAGCCAGTGAGGGATATGTGGTTGATACCGGCGGACAGTCCGTCAAAGGAAAACCTGGTCAGTGGAACCGGGCGCTCACAGTTCCTGCCGGAACATTTGAACCAAACAGCGCCTATGAGATGGAACTGGAGTGGGAATCAAAGGGGCTGAGTTCCGATGCCTCATTTTTTGTGAACTTTATTGCCGGAAAAAGTGATCGGGCGAACCGTCAGGTTGAGCTGTGGCCGGGTGATACCGGAGAAACCGGTGTAATTAAAAAGATTCTAACTACAACAGATTCCCGGGACTGGGTCCTGCATGTCGGCGTACGCGGCGGCGGAGAACTGGTGATTAAGAAAATCCGCATCAAAAAGAAGTGA
- a CDS encoding alpha/beta hydrolase: MKKMICIVAALAALNSPGAEKLPQPDQTVVYKTTPQGELKLHFFFPPEYNKDKKTPSIVFFHGGGWQTGGPSQFYRQSRHFADRGMIAVSAEYRLGKKHQTTPVECVQDGKSAVRWLRAHSEEWGIDPDHLAAGGGSAGGHVAAATAMLTEFDDPSVSCRPDALVLFNPVINNGPGGYGHGRVSNVWKDFSPLHNIRKNSPPAIFMLGTKDKLIPVSTGKKFKQLMEESGSSCELILYEGQEHSFFNKAKFEETLQAADRFLTSLGYLPKPPQP; encoded by the coding sequence ATGAAAAAGATGATTTGTATCGTTGCTGCGCTTGCGGCACTAAACAGTCCCGGTGCGGAAAAACTGCCGCAACCGGATCAAACCGTTGTCTATAAAACAACTCCGCAGGGGGAACTGAAACTGCATTTCTTTTTTCCGCCGGAATACAATAAGGATAAAAAAACGCCGTCCATTGTGTTTTTTCATGGCGGCGGATGGCAGACTGGCGGGCCGTCGCAGTTCTACCGGCAGAGTCGTCATTTTGCAGATCGCGGAATGATTGCGGTTTCAGCGGAATACCGGTTGGGAAAAAAGCATCAGACGACTCCTGTCGAATGCGTTCAGGACGGCAAATCCGCTGTGCGCTGGCTGCGGGCGCATTCAGAGGAATGGGGGATCGACCCCGACCATCTGGCCGCCGGCGGAGGATCTGCTGGTGGACATGTTGCCGCCGCCACCGCTATGCTGACCGAATTTGACGATCCGTCCGTCAGTTGTCGCCCCGATGCACTGGTTTTGTTCAATCCGGTGATCAACAACGGGCCCGGTGGGTATGGGCACGGACGGGTTTCCAATGTTTGGAAAGATTTTTCACCGTTGCACAACATTCGCAAAAACAGCCCGCCCGCCATTTTTATGCTGGGTACCAAAGATAAATTGATTCCTGTTTCGACCGGAAAAAAGTTTAAACAACTCATGGAGGAATCCGGTTCTTCCTGTGAATTAATTCTTTATGAAGGGCAGGAGCACAGCTTTTTCAATAAAGCAAAATTTGAGGAAACCCTGCAAGCCGCGGACCGTTTCCTGACCTCTCTCGGGTATCTTCCGAAGCCGCCACAACCTTAA